A genome region from Nocardioides cynanchi includes the following:
- the arfB gene encoding alternative ribosome rescue aminoacyl-tRNA hydrolase ArfB, translated as MVTDGLRIGRSVVIPERELSERFSRSSGPGGQGVNTADSRVELSFDVAASPSLPAATRARMLARLEGRLVDGVLTLASSEHRNQLANRRTARERMSEVLTAAAAPPPRPRRPTQPSRRAKQRRLDEKKQRSRTKQGRAGNWD; from the coding sequence GTGGTCACCGACGGGCTGCGGATCGGGCGGTCGGTGGTGATCCCCGAGCGGGAGCTGTCCGAGCGGTTCTCCCGTTCCTCCGGCCCCGGCGGCCAGGGCGTGAACACCGCCGACTCCCGGGTCGAGCTGTCCTTCGACGTGGCCGCGTCCCCGTCACTGCCCGCGGCGACGCGGGCCCGGATGCTGGCCCGGCTCGAGGGTCGCCTGGTCGACGGGGTCCTGACCCTCGCCTCGTCGGAGCACCGCAACCAGCTCGCCAACCGTCGTACGGCGCGGGAACGGATGAGCGAGGTCCTCACCGCCGCGGCGGCCCCGCCGCCCCGTCCCCGCCGCCCCACCCAGCCCTCCCGCCGCGCCAAGCAGCGGCGCCTCGACGAGAAGAAGCAGCGCTCCCGGACCAAGCAGGGCCGCGCCGGCAACTGGGACTGA
- a CDS encoding MFS transporter: MTGYRELARNRDFTTLWIGETVNELGSTMSLFVFPLLGYHLTGSSLVAALLESVGLLGLCATLLPAGVIADRVDRQRLMLGASAAGVVLYGSLAVAGILDVLTVPHLVVVALLTGVGSGIFQPAQGAAIRAVVATEDLSTALSQNQARQHIAALLGGPLGGLLYAVRAWVPFLVDTVTFAVSCLTVSRIRTDLRPPRREGVQPRLRAQLVQGLRFIWDSRFFRTLMFFSSSTNLLVNGVFFVVLLRLIREGYPAAQIGLVSTAAGVGGILGALAAPYIIERARTGWLTLAIAWMCSLPLIPLIWWSTPWAACTAVFLLLLLNPAGNAGIGAYRVAHTPDDLQGRVASAMQFTSMMVMPLAPLMGAWLLTSLGGDRAVLVLVVLTVLVALAATLSRSIRSVPRPAQWRADLEHGAAAAVAG; the protein is encoded by the coding sequence ATGACCGGCTACCGGGAGCTCGCCCGCAATCGTGACTTCACCACGCTCTGGATCGGCGAGACCGTCAACGAGCTCGGCTCGACGATGTCGCTGTTCGTCTTCCCCCTGCTCGGCTACCACCTGACCGGCTCCAGTCTGGTCGCGGCGCTGCTCGAGTCGGTCGGCCTGCTCGGACTGTGCGCCACCCTGCTGCCCGCGGGGGTGATCGCGGACCGGGTCGACCGCCAGCGACTCATGCTCGGCGCCAGCGCGGCCGGGGTGGTGCTCTACGGCTCGCTCGCCGTCGCCGGCATCCTCGACGTGCTCACGGTGCCGCACCTGGTGGTCGTGGCGTTGCTGACCGGTGTGGGCTCCGGGATCTTCCAGCCTGCCCAGGGAGCGGCGATCCGCGCCGTCGTGGCCACCGAGGACCTCTCGACCGCGCTCAGCCAGAACCAGGCCCGGCAGCACATCGCCGCCCTGCTCGGTGGCCCGCTCGGTGGCCTGCTGTACGCCGTCCGGGCCTGGGTGCCGTTCCTGGTCGACACCGTGACCTTCGCCGTGTCGTGCCTGACCGTGAGCCGGATCCGCACCGACCTGCGACCACCGCGTCGTGAAGGTGTCCAGCCACGGCTGCGCGCCCAGCTGGTGCAGGGTCTGCGGTTCATCTGGGACAGCCGCTTCTTCCGGACCCTGATGTTCTTCTCCTCCTCCACCAACCTGCTGGTCAACGGGGTGTTCTTCGTGGTGCTGCTCCGGCTGATCCGCGAGGGCTACCCGGCCGCGCAGATCGGGCTGGTCTCCACCGCGGCCGGCGTCGGCGGGATCCTCGGCGCCCTCGCCGCGCCGTACATCATCGAGCGCGCCCGCACCGGCTGGCTGACCTTGGCGATCGCCTGGATGTGCTCACTGCCCCTGATCCCGCTGATCTGGTGGTCGACCCCGTGGGCGGCGTGCACCGCGGTGTTCCTGCTCCTGCTGCTCAACCCGGCGGGCAACGCCGGCATCGGCGCCTACCGGGTCGCGCACACCCCCGACGACCTGCAGGGCCGGGTCGCGTCGGCCATGCAGTTCACCTCGATGATGGTGATGCCGCTGGCGCCCCTGATGGGTGCCTGGCTGCTGACCTCGCTCGGCGGCGATCGGGCCGTGCTGGTCCTGGTGGTGCTGACCGTGCTGGTGGCCCTGGCCGCGACGCTGAGCCGCAGCATCCGCTCGGTGCCGCGCCCGGCCCAGTGGCGCGCAGACCTCGAGCACGGCGCCGCCGCCGCCGTTGCCGGCTAG
- a CDS encoding ArsR/SmtB family transcription factor — protein MSEPYPRRHDPTVLRAIAHPTRNRILHELEASGSLRAADVARLLDIPANQASFHLRQLAKYGLIEPAPDDARDGRDRVWRVVDEGRLQLSLDEMLDAPGGPAAVKVWQRNASGWAHQIVDEAYTLDRTPGVMRAITEQPLRLTRDEAKELCERLDAVLQQTLKEKRDADDDVDRSTYLFFSIMQPHPQRTGS, from the coding sequence GTGAGTGAGCCCTACCCCCGTCGGCACGATCCGACCGTGCTCCGAGCGATCGCGCACCCGACCCGCAACCGGATCCTGCACGAGCTCGAGGCGTCGGGTTCGCTCCGGGCCGCCGACGTCGCCCGCCTGCTCGACATCCCGGCCAACCAGGCCAGCTTCCACCTGCGCCAGCTCGCCAAGTACGGCCTGATCGAGCCCGCCCCCGACGACGCGAGGGACGGTCGCGACCGGGTCTGGCGGGTGGTGGACGAGGGACGGCTGCAGTTGAGCCTCGACGAGATGCTCGACGCCCCCGGCGGCCCCGCGGCGGTCAAGGTCTGGCAGCGGAACGCCTCGGGCTGGGCGCACCAGATCGTCGACGAGGCCTACACCCTCGACCGCACCCCCGGTGTGATGCGGGCGATCACCGAGCAGCCACTGCGGCTGACCCGCGACGAGGCCAAGGAGCTCTGCGAGCGGCTCGACGCCGTGCTCCAGCAGACACTGAAGGAGAAGCGCGACGCCGACGACGACGTCGATCGCTCGACGTACCTCTTCTTCTCGATCATGCAGCCGCACCCGCAGCGGACCGGCTCCTGA